The genome window AAACTCAGTGATAGTGCAAAAGAAACGCTAAAGAAAAAAATTACAGAATTAAAAGCACAAAATGAAGGATAATCAATGAGACATAGACATGGATATAGAAAGTTAGGTCGCACTTCTACTCACCGTGCAGCCTTATTAAAAAACCTTACCATTGCTATTATTAAAGCAGGTAAAATAGAAACAACATTACCTAAAGCAAAAGAATTAAGAGGTTATGTTGAAAGATTAATCACTCGTGCAAGAAAAGGTGACTTTAATGCCCATAGAGCAGTGTTTGCTAGCTTACAAGATAAAGAAGCTACCAATAAACTTGTAACAGAAATCGCACCTAAATTTGCAGATAGAAACGGTGGTTACACAAGAATTATCAAAACAAGAATTCGCCGTGGCGATGCTGCAGAGATGGCTTTCATCGAATTTGTAGCTTAATTTTTTAGCCTTTTTTTAAAGGCTAAAAACTTCTTTTTCTACTCAAATCATATTTTTTGTATTTTTATCCATTTTTTGCTACTATTAATCTTTTAACTACAAAAAAGGAAAGAAATGCAAGAAAATTCGAGATTACGCATTGCTATACAAAAATCAGGTCGCTTAAGTAAAGATTCCATTGCTTTGCTTGAATCTATAGGCGTAAAACTTCGTATACATGATCAAAGTTTAATAGCTTTTTCCACTAATTTACCCATTGACTTGCTTCGAGTAAGAGATGATGATATACCAGGATTAATTTTTGATGGTGTGGTAGATCTTGGGATAGTTGGAGAAAATGTTTTAGAAGAAAATGAACTAGAAAGAAAATCAAAAAACGAAAACGCAGAATTTATCATGCTTAAAAAACTTGATTTTGGAGGGTGTCGTTTGTCTTTGGCACTTCCTGAAAAGAGTGAGTATAAAGGTATTGAAAGTTTTAGAAATTTACGCATAGCCACTTCTTATCCACAGCTTTTAAAACGCTTTATGGAAGAAAACAATATCGCATATAAAACATGTATGCTAACAGGTTCGGTAGAAGTAGCACCTAGTGCAAATTTGGCCGATGGAATTTGTGATTTGGTTTCAAGTGGAGCTACTTTAAAAGCTAATGGACTTAAAGAAGTGATGGTGATTTATAAATCCAAAGCATGCATTATCCAAAGAAAAGAAAGCCTAGCTTCACACAAACAAGAACTAATCGATAAATTACTCATTAGAATTAGCGGTGTTATGCAAGCAAGGGAGTCAAAATACATTATGCTGCATGCGCCTATTGAAAAGCTTGAAAAAATCACAGCTTTATTACCAGGTGTTGAAAAGCCTACGATTTTACCTTTGGAAAATGATAAAGCCAAAGTTGCACTACATATGGTTAGTCAGGAAAATTTATTTTGGGAAACTATGGAAGCTTTGAAAAAAGAAGGTGCAAGTGCTATTTTGGTTTTACCTATTGAAAAAATGCTCTCTTAAAGGATAAAAATGCAAATACTTGATTTTGAAAAACTTAGCAAAAGTGAACAAGAAATAGCGTTAAGTCGCCCTGCTATCAATGCAAACTCACAAGTAAAAGTTATAGTAGAAGAAATCATCGAAGATGTTAAAGCAAACAAAGATGAGGCTTTAAAGCAAATGGCGATAAAATTTGACAAAGTTGAGTTAAACTCTATCAAGCTAAGCGATGAAGAGCTTAGTGATTTAGCAGAACAAATTGATGATGAGTTAAAGCATGCTATTAAAATAGCTTATGAAAATATCTACAAATTTCACAAAGCACAAGAGAGTCAAACTATAACGGTGCAAACCTTTGAAGGTGTAACATGCAAGGTGCTAACAAGAGCTATTGAAAAAGTGGGGCTTTATATTCCAGGAGGTTTGGCACCACTTTTTTCAACTGCACTTATGCTAGCTATCCCTGCTAAGATCGCACAATGCAAATTTATCGCTTTAGCTTCTCCTGCACCTTTGCACCCCGCTATTGCTTTTGTAGCAAGACTTTGTGAGGTAGATGCGGTATATCAAATTGGTGGTGCAGGAGCCATAGCAGCATTTGCCTACGGAACGCAAAGTGTGAAAAAAGTCGATAAAATTTTTGGACCAGGAAATGCCTTTGTCACTGAAGCTAAAAAACAAGTAAACAACCATGGAGTTGCCATTGATATGCAAGCAGGGCCTTCAGAAGTGTTAGTTTTAGCAGATGAGTTTGCTAATGCTCAATTTATAGCATCAGATTTGCTTTCACAGGCTGAACACGGAGCAGATTCTCAAGCGATTTTAGTTTGTACTAGTGAAAAATTAGCTAAAGAAGTGGATAAAGAAGTTGCTTTGCAACTAGAAAAACTCTCGCGCAAAGAAATCGCTTTAAAGTCTTTAGCACATTCTAAAATCATTCTTGCTAAAGATATAAAACACGCTATAAGTATTTCAAATGACTATGCACCAGAGCATTTGATCATTCATACGCAAAATCCATCTAGTTTGATCGAAAAGATCACGCACGCAGGTTCGGTATTTTTAGGTGAGTATTCTCCAGAATCTATGGGAGATTATGCAAGTGGGACAAATCATGTTTTACCAACTTATGGTTTTGCAAGATCGTATTCTTCTTTAGGGCTTGCGGATTTTATGAAAAGAATGACTGTGCAAGAACTAAGTAAAGAAGGCTTTAAAAAGCTTGGACCTGTAGTGGAGGTTTTGGCAGCAGCTGAAGGACTTGATGGGCACAAAAATGCTGTAAGTATAAGATTAGAAAGCTTAAAATGAGTGCGAAAATATTATTTATCGATAGAGATGGCACGCTTATAGATGAGCCAAAGGAAGATTTTCAGGTTGATTCTTTAGAAAAGCTTGAATTTAAAAAAGGTGCGATCAATGCATTATTAAAATTAAAAAATTTTGGCTTCAAATTTGTCATGGTGAGTAATCAAGATGGCCTAGGTACAAATTCTTTTCCTAGAGAAAATTTTGACAAACCTCATGAAAAAATGCTAAGTGTTTTTCGAAGTTGCGGGATAGAATTTGAGGATATTTTTATTTGCCCGCATTTTGAACACGAAAATTGCACTTGTAGAAAACCAAAAACTGCTATGCTTGAAAACTATATAAAAAACAATCTCTATGATCAAAACAAAAGCTTTGTCATAGGCGATAGAGATAGCGATATGATCCTAGCACAAAACCTTAAAATTCAAGGTTTAAAATACAACGATGACACATTTAGTTGGGAGCAAATTGCAGATTTTATTTTGCAAAATTATCGTAATGCTTTTGTCAAACGCAATACCAAAGAAACTCAAATTCAAGTCAAAATAGCTTTTAATGAAAAAGCAAAAGCTGATATTCAAACTAATATCGCTTTTTTTGATCACATGTTAGAGCAAATCGCCACTCATGCAAA of Campylobacter sp. 2014D-0216 contains these proteins:
- the rplQ gene encoding 50S ribosomal protein L17 — translated: MRHRHGYRKLGRTSTHRAALLKNLTIAIIKAGKIETTLPKAKELRGYVERLITRARKGDFNAHRAVFASLQDKEATNKLVTEIAPKFADRNGGYTRIIKTRIRRGDAAEMAFIEFVA
- the hisG gene encoding ATP phosphoribosyltransferase; this encodes MQENSRLRIAIQKSGRLSKDSIALLESIGVKLRIHDQSLIAFSTNLPIDLLRVRDDDIPGLIFDGVVDLGIVGENVLEENELERKSKNENAEFIMLKKLDFGGCRLSLALPEKSEYKGIESFRNLRIATSYPQLLKRFMEENNIAYKTCMLTGSVEVAPSANLADGICDLVSSGATLKANGLKEVMVIYKSKACIIQRKESLASHKQELIDKLLIRISGVMQARESKYIMLHAPIEKLEKITALLPGVEKPTILPLENDKAKVALHMVSQENLFWETMEALKKEGASAILVLPIEKMLS
- the hisD gene encoding histidinol dehydrogenase, which encodes MQILDFEKLSKSEQEIALSRPAINANSQVKVIVEEIIEDVKANKDEALKQMAIKFDKVELNSIKLSDEELSDLAEQIDDELKHAIKIAYENIYKFHKAQESQTITVQTFEGVTCKVLTRAIEKVGLYIPGGLAPLFSTALMLAIPAKIAQCKFIALASPAPLHPAIAFVARLCEVDAVYQIGGAGAIAAFAYGTQSVKKVDKIFGPGNAFVTEAKKQVNNHGVAIDMQAGPSEVLVLADEFANAQFIASDLLSQAEHGADSQAILVCTSEKLAKEVDKEVALQLEKLSRKEIALKSLAHSKIILAKDIKHAISISNDYAPEHLIIHTQNPSSLIEKITHAGSVFLGEYSPESMGDYASGTNHVLPTYGFARSYSSLGLADFMKRMTVQELSKEGFKKLGPVVEVLAAAEGLDGHKNAVSIRLESLK
- the hisB gene encoding bifunctional histidinol-phosphatase/imidazoleglycerol-phosphate dehydratase HisB, encoding MSAKILFIDRDGTLIDEPKEDFQVDSLEKLEFKKGAINALLKLKNFGFKFVMVSNQDGLGTNSFPRENFDKPHEKMLSVFRSCGIEFEDIFICPHFEHENCTCRKPKTAMLENYIKNNLYDQNKSFVIGDRDSDMILAQNLKIQGLKYNDDTFSWEQIADFILQNYRNAFVKRNTKETQIQVKIAFNEKAKADIQTNIAFFDHMLEQIATHANISLEIKCQGDLEVDEHHSVEDVALALGEAIKIALDQKIGIARYGFVLPMDECLASCAIDFCNRPHLVYKAKFKKEKLGKLSTEMIEHFFYSLSYAMGASLHLKVKGKNDHHKAEGLFKAFARALKMAIKIENDNLASSKGVI